The following proteins are encoded in a genomic region of Gossypium hirsutum isolate 1008001.06 chromosome D05, Gossypium_hirsutum_v2.1, whole genome shotgun sequence:
- the LOC107904794 gene encoding retinoblastoma-related protein isoform X1, whose product MGDVKPLVSTSNSMDGDAFEARFTDLCKKGLSLDEKTCSGAMKLFKETKHLVSSNVSAAERTVEEAERFWFSFVLYSLNRLSEKGGDSAQQKSDENRFTLCQILRATRLNIVYFFEELPQFVVKAGLVLTNMYGEDWETRLEAKEMQANFEHLTLISKSYKRAFRELFLSSDANIGKQESATGAPDYLSKYHRFGWLLFLALRVHAFSHFADLVTCTIGFVSVLAILILHVPICYRNFKINDSPHFVKKGEKGVDLLASLCNMYDASEADLRRTLKMTNKLMEDILKKRPCPASECKTETLEHIDTDGLVYFDGLLEEQSFLSNLSILENDYDDATRNRGDLDERLFINEEDSLLGFGSLSGEDVNISGIKRKFDSIPSPSKTISSPLSPHCHRASHVNGVLGPLNGKVASTPVSTAMTTAKWLRSFICPLPSRPSAELQHFLSSCDKDVTNDVIRRAHIILEAIFPCSHDCSLTGSLRSANLMDNTWMEQRRLEALKLYYRVLEAMCTAEAQILRAPNLTSLLTNERFHRCMLACSAELVLATHKTATMLFPTVLGRTGITAFDLSKVIESFIRHEKSLPRELKRHLNSLEERLLESMVWDKGSSLYNTLIVARPALSSEINRLGLLAEPMPSLDAIAMHINFSEGIPTVPSLQKHETSPSNFGSLILGQNGDVRSPKRLCTDYRSVLVERNSFTSPVKDRLLAFSNLRKAPLQSVFASPTRPNPVGGGETCAETGINIFFSKINKLAAVRINGMVERLQLSQEIRESVYFLFQQILSQRTSLFFNHHIDQIILCCLYVVAKLSQLELPFKEITSNYRKQLQGRPEVYCSVFVDRSSTQQNGRTRQDHVGIVAFYNTKFIPAIKHLLEELDLSRTTTRTTQVPESNNSNDGPCPGSPKVASFPSLPDMSPMKVSAKHNVYVSPLRASKMDALISHSARSYYACVGESTHAFQSPSKDLTAINNQLNSTRNIRIKLKFDDLEGGLVSDSMVANSLYLQSGSHTLASSPGAALKSEQPES is encoded by the exons atggGAGACGTTAAGCCTTTAGTTTCAACTTCCAACAGCATGGATGGCGATGCTTTTGAAGCTAGATTCACTGATTTGTGCAAG AAAGGGCTATCTTTGGATGAGAAAACTTGCTCAGGAGCTATGAAGCTATTTAAAGAAACCAAACATCTTGTTTCATCTAATGTTTCAGCAGCTGAGAGGACG GTTGAAGAAGCAGAGCGGTTTTGGTTTTCATTTGTCTTGTATTCGCTGAACCGCCTAAGTGAAAAAGGTGGAGACAGTGCACAACAAAAATCTGATGAAAATAGGTTTACATTATGCCAGATATTGAGAGCTACAAGGCTAAA TATTGTGTATTTCTTTGAAGAGTTGCCTCAATTTGTAGTAAAAGCTGGTCTTGTATTGACTAACATGTATGGTGAAGATTGGGAGACTAGACTTGAG GCAAAGGAGATGCAGGCCAATTTTGAGCACTTGACCCTTATAAGCAA GTCATACAAGCGTGCATTTCGGGAACTCTTCTTGTCAAGTGATGCAAATATTGGAAAACAGGAAAGTGCTACTGGTGCTCCTGATTATTTGTCAAAGTACCATCGTTTTGGGTGGTTACTGTTTTTGGCACTCCGTGTACATGCATTCAGCCATTTTGCAGACCTAGTGACTTGCACAATTGGTTTTGTTTCTGTACTG GCTATTCTGATTTTACATGTTCCTATTTGCTACAGAAACTTCAAGATCAATGACTCTCCACACTTTG TTAAGAAAGGTGAAAAAGGTGTCGACTTGCTTGCATCACTTTGCAACATGTATGATGCTTCAGAAGCTGATTTGAGGAGAACACTGAAGATGACCAATAAGTTAATGGAAGATATATTGAAAAAAAGGCCATGTCCAGCATCCGAGTGCAAAACTGAAACACTGGAACATATTGATACAG ATGGCTTGGTCTATTTTGACGGTTTACTGGAGGAACAATCTTTTTTATCCAATTTGAGCATTTTAGAAAATGATTATGATGATGCAACTCGTAATAGAGGTGATCTGGACGAGAGGCTGTTCATAAACGAAGAAGATAGTTTACTTGGTTTTGGGAGCTTGTCTGGAGAGGATGTGAATATTTCTGGCATTAAG AGGAAGTTTGATTCAATACCTTCACCGTCAAAGACAATCTCAAGCCCACTGTCTCCTCATTGTCATCGTGCATCTCATGTAAATGGTGTCCTTGGGCCACTTAACGGAAAGGTAGCCTCTACACCTGTCAGCACTGCAATGACAACTGCAAAGTGGCTTCGTTCTTTTATTTGTCCGCTTCCTTCAAGACCTTCAGCAGAGTTACAGCATTTTTTATCATCCTGTGATAAAGATGTTACCAATGATGTGATACGTAGGGCTCATATAATATTGGAGGCCATATTTCCCTGTAGTCATGATTGTAGTCTAACTGGAAGCCTTCGAAGTGCAAACCTAATGGATAATACATGGATGGAACAACGAAGACTGGAAGCACTTAAGTTATACTATAGGGTTCTGGAAGCTATGTGTACAGCAGAGGCTCAAATATTACGTGCACCAAACTTGACCTCTTTGTTAACTAATGAGAGATTTCACAGATGTATGCTTGCTTGTTCTGCTGAACTAGTGTTAGCAACACATAAGACTGCTACAATGCTGTTTCCTACAGTTCTAGGCAGAACTGGTATTACGGCCTTTGATCTAAGCAAGGTGATAGAAAGTTTCATTAGACATGAAAAGTCTTTGCCAAGAGAACTGAAGCGGCATCTAAACTCTCTGGAGGAGAGGCTTTTGGAAAGCATGGTGTGGGATAAAGGCTCCTCATTGTACAATACCTTGATAGTTGCAAGGCCTGCACTCTCTTCTGAAATAAATCGTCTTGGCTTATTGGCAGAACCAATGCCATCTTTGGATGCAATTGCAATGCATATAAACTTTTCTGAAGGTATTCCAACAGTGCCTTCTTTGCAGAAGCATGAAACATCACCAAGTAATTTTGGTAGCTTGATCTTAG GTCAAAATGGGGATGTCAGGTCTCCGAAGAGACTATGCACTGACTACAGGAGTGTATTGGTTGAACGGAATTCTTTTACATCACCAGTGAAGGACCGTCTATTAGCTTTCAGCAACCTTCGGAAGGCTCCTTTGCAATCTGTGTTTGCCAG TCCAACACGCCCTAACCCTGTTGGTGGAGGAGAAACATGTGCCGAAACAGGAATTAATATATTCTTTAGTAAG ATTAATAAATTGGCTGCTGTCAGGATTAATGGTATGGTTGAGAGGCTACAACTGTCTCAAGAGATTAGGGAGAgtgtatattttctttttcaacaaaTACTTAGCCAGCGGACTTCTCTGTTTTTTAACCATCATATTGACCAGATCATCCTTTGTTGTCTCTATGTAGTTGCAAAG CTTTCTCAGTTGGAACTACCTTTTAAAGAAATTACTAGCAACTATAGGAAGCAACTGCAAGGTAGACCCGAAGTTTACTGCAGTGTATTTGTTGACAGATCATCAACACAACAGAACGGG AGAACCAGGCAGGATCATGTTGGTATTGTCGCATTTTACAATACAAAATTCATTCCTGCCATAAAACATTTGCTTGAAGAACTTGATCTTTCCAGAACGACTACAAGAACAACCCAGGTTCCTGAATCCAACAATAGTAATGATG GTCCATGCCCTGGATCACCTAAAGTTGCCTCTTTTCCGAGTCTCCCTGATATGTCCCCAATGAAAGTATCTGCAAAGCACAATGTATACGTGTCCCCATTGCGAGCATCCAAG ATGGATGCTCTAATCTCGCATAGCGCGAGAAGCTACTATGCTTGTGTCGGAGAGAGTACCCATGCCTTTCAGAGTCCTTCGAAAGACCTAACCGCCATCAACAATCAGTTGAACag TACTCGGAATATCAGAATTAAGCTCAAGTTCGATGATCTTGAGGGTGGCTTGGTTAGTGATTCCATGGTTGCAAATAGCCTTTACCTTCAAAGCGGGAGCCACACATTGGCATCCTCACCAGGTGCAGCTTTAAAATCTGAGCAACCGGAATCTTAG
- the LOC107904794 gene encoding retinoblastoma-related protein isoform X2, with protein MKLFKETKHLVSSNVSAAERTVEEAERFWFSFVLYSLNRLSEKGGDSAQQKSDENRFTLCQILRATRLNIVYFFEELPQFVVKAGLVLTNMYGEDWETRLEAKEMQANFEHLTLISKSYKRAFRELFLSSDANIGKQESATGAPDYLSKYHRFGWLLFLALRVHAFSHFADLVTCTIGFVSVLAILILHVPICYRNFKINDSPHFVKKGEKGVDLLASLCNMYDASEADLRRTLKMTNKLMEDILKKRPCPASECKTETLEHIDTDGLVYFDGLLEEQSFLSNLSILENDYDDATRNRGDLDERLFINEEDSLLGFGSLSGEDVNISGIKRKFDSIPSPSKTISSPLSPHCHRASHVNGVLGPLNGKVASTPVSTAMTTAKWLRSFICPLPSRPSAELQHFLSSCDKDVTNDVIRRAHIILEAIFPCSHDCSLTGSLRSANLMDNTWMEQRRLEALKLYYRVLEAMCTAEAQILRAPNLTSLLTNERFHRCMLACSAELVLATHKTATMLFPTVLGRTGITAFDLSKVIESFIRHEKSLPRELKRHLNSLEERLLESMVWDKGSSLYNTLIVARPALSSEINRLGLLAEPMPSLDAIAMHINFSEGIPTVPSLQKHETSPSNFGSLILGQNGDVRSPKRLCTDYRSVLVERNSFTSPVKDRLLAFSNLRKAPLQSVFASPTRPNPVGGGETCAETGINIFFSKINKLAAVRINGMVERLQLSQEIRESVYFLFQQILSQRTSLFFNHHIDQIILCCLYVVAKLSQLELPFKEITSNYRKQLQGRPEVYCSVFVDRSSTQQNGRTRQDHVGIVAFYNTKFIPAIKHLLEELDLSRTTTRTTQVPESNNSNDGPCPGSPKVASFPSLPDMSPMKVSAKHNVYVSPLRASKMDALISHSARSYYACVGESTHAFQSPSKDLTAINNQLNSTRNIRIKLKFDDLEGGLVSDSMVANSLYLQSGSHTLASSPGAALKSEQPES; from the exons ATGAAGCTATTTAAAGAAACCAAACATCTTGTTTCATCTAATGTTTCAGCAGCTGAGAGGACG GTTGAAGAAGCAGAGCGGTTTTGGTTTTCATTTGTCTTGTATTCGCTGAACCGCCTAAGTGAAAAAGGTGGAGACAGTGCACAACAAAAATCTGATGAAAATAGGTTTACATTATGCCAGATATTGAGAGCTACAAGGCTAAA TATTGTGTATTTCTTTGAAGAGTTGCCTCAATTTGTAGTAAAAGCTGGTCTTGTATTGACTAACATGTATGGTGAAGATTGGGAGACTAGACTTGAG GCAAAGGAGATGCAGGCCAATTTTGAGCACTTGACCCTTATAAGCAA GTCATACAAGCGTGCATTTCGGGAACTCTTCTTGTCAAGTGATGCAAATATTGGAAAACAGGAAAGTGCTACTGGTGCTCCTGATTATTTGTCAAAGTACCATCGTTTTGGGTGGTTACTGTTTTTGGCACTCCGTGTACATGCATTCAGCCATTTTGCAGACCTAGTGACTTGCACAATTGGTTTTGTTTCTGTACTG GCTATTCTGATTTTACATGTTCCTATTTGCTACAGAAACTTCAAGATCAATGACTCTCCACACTTTG TTAAGAAAGGTGAAAAAGGTGTCGACTTGCTTGCATCACTTTGCAACATGTATGATGCTTCAGAAGCTGATTTGAGGAGAACACTGAAGATGACCAATAAGTTAATGGAAGATATATTGAAAAAAAGGCCATGTCCAGCATCCGAGTGCAAAACTGAAACACTGGAACATATTGATACAG ATGGCTTGGTCTATTTTGACGGTTTACTGGAGGAACAATCTTTTTTATCCAATTTGAGCATTTTAGAAAATGATTATGATGATGCAACTCGTAATAGAGGTGATCTGGACGAGAGGCTGTTCATAAACGAAGAAGATAGTTTACTTGGTTTTGGGAGCTTGTCTGGAGAGGATGTGAATATTTCTGGCATTAAG AGGAAGTTTGATTCAATACCTTCACCGTCAAAGACAATCTCAAGCCCACTGTCTCCTCATTGTCATCGTGCATCTCATGTAAATGGTGTCCTTGGGCCACTTAACGGAAAGGTAGCCTCTACACCTGTCAGCACTGCAATGACAACTGCAAAGTGGCTTCGTTCTTTTATTTGTCCGCTTCCTTCAAGACCTTCAGCAGAGTTACAGCATTTTTTATCATCCTGTGATAAAGATGTTACCAATGATGTGATACGTAGGGCTCATATAATATTGGAGGCCATATTTCCCTGTAGTCATGATTGTAGTCTAACTGGAAGCCTTCGAAGTGCAAACCTAATGGATAATACATGGATGGAACAACGAAGACTGGAAGCACTTAAGTTATACTATAGGGTTCTGGAAGCTATGTGTACAGCAGAGGCTCAAATATTACGTGCACCAAACTTGACCTCTTTGTTAACTAATGAGAGATTTCACAGATGTATGCTTGCTTGTTCTGCTGAACTAGTGTTAGCAACACATAAGACTGCTACAATGCTGTTTCCTACAGTTCTAGGCAGAACTGGTATTACGGCCTTTGATCTAAGCAAGGTGATAGAAAGTTTCATTAGACATGAAAAGTCTTTGCCAAGAGAACTGAAGCGGCATCTAAACTCTCTGGAGGAGAGGCTTTTGGAAAGCATGGTGTGGGATAAAGGCTCCTCATTGTACAATACCTTGATAGTTGCAAGGCCTGCACTCTCTTCTGAAATAAATCGTCTTGGCTTATTGGCAGAACCAATGCCATCTTTGGATGCAATTGCAATGCATATAAACTTTTCTGAAGGTATTCCAACAGTGCCTTCTTTGCAGAAGCATGAAACATCACCAAGTAATTTTGGTAGCTTGATCTTAG GTCAAAATGGGGATGTCAGGTCTCCGAAGAGACTATGCACTGACTACAGGAGTGTATTGGTTGAACGGAATTCTTTTACATCACCAGTGAAGGACCGTCTATTAGCTTTCAGCAACCTTCGGAAGGCTCCTTTGCAATCTGTGTTTGCCAG TCCAACACGCCCTAACCCTGTTGGTGGAGGAGAAACATGTGCCGAAACAGGAATTAATATATTCTTTAGTAAG ATTAATAAATTGGCTGCTGTCAGGATTAATGGTATGGTTGAGAGGCTACAACTGTCTCAAGAGATTAGGGAGAgtgtatattttctttttcaacaaaTACTTAGCCAGCGGACTTCTCTGTTTTTTAACCATCATATTGACCAGATCATCCTTTGTTGTCTCTATGTAGTTGCAAAG CTTTCTCAGTTGGAACTACCTTTTAAAGAAATTACTAGCAACTATAGGAAGCAACTGCAAGGTAGACCCGAAGTTTACTGCAGTGTATTTGTTGACAGATCATCAACACAACAGAACGGG AGAACCAGGCAGGATCATGTTGGTATTGTCGCATTTTACAATACAAAATTCATTCCTGCCATAAAACATTTGCTTGAAGAACTTGATCTTTCCAGAACGACTACAAGAACAACCCAGGTTCCTGAATCCAACAATAGTAATGATG GTCCATGCCCTGGATCACCTAAAGTTGCCTCTTTTCCGAGTCTCCCTGATATGTCCCCAATGAAAGTATCTGCAAAGCACAATGTATACGTGTCCCCATTGCGAGCATCCAAG ATGGATGCTCTAATCTCGCATAGCGCGAGAAGCTACTATGCTTGTGTCGGAGAGAGTACCCATGCCTTTCAGAGTCCTTCGAAAGACCTAACCGCCATCAACAATCAGTTGAACag TACTCGGAATATCAGAATTAAGCTCAAGTTCGATGATCTTGAGGGTGGCTTGGTTAGTGATTCCATGGTTGCAAATAGCCTTTACCTTCAAAGCGGGAGCCACACATTGGCATCCTCACCAGGTGCAGCTTTAAAATCTGAGCAACCGGAATCTTAG